The Streptomyces laurentii region TGGCGGCGGCGCCCTTGATCCGGGCCAGGGCCGCGATGTGGGCCCGCTCCAGGCGCTGGCCGCTCACGGGGAAGTTCTCCACCGCGCGCTGGGTCTGAGCCCGCCATTTGGCGTCGGCCGGCACGCGGACCTCGCCCATGGAGTCGTGCTCGACGCGGTAGCCGCCGGCCGGGGCCTCGTGATTGCTCTCGTTCATCATCCTCAACCTCCTGCAAAAGTTGAGCACTTGTCGTGTTCGACCTATTCCCAAGTCGCTTACCGGCCAGTAAAAACCGTGGGTAACCCCACTTCCAGGAGGCGCAATGCAGCGCACCGGGTACAGACTCCGCTGGCCCATCGCCGTCGCCGCCGCGGCGGCCGCCGCACTCGGCTCGTTCTCCGCCGCCACCCCCGCCGGAGCGGCCGACACGACCACGGTCACGGCGAGGACGGTCACGGCCGCGGCCGGCCAGGCCGTCGTCCCGCTCTCGCCCGAACTGGAGGCGATCCGGGCGGCCGAGGCCACCAAGATCTACGGCAGCCCCGAGGAGCGCCCGCTCACCCAGCGCAAGACCGGCCTGATCTCCCTCGGCGACAGCGAGATCTCCGGCGAGGGCGTCGGCACCTACGAATCGCCGACCAACGGCCCTGACAACTGGTGCCACCGCTCACCCGACGCCGCCATCCACCGCACCGGAATCCCCGCGGACCTCACGTTCAACGTGGCCTGCTCCGGCGCGTACACCGGCAACATCCGCGTCGGCGGCTCGAAGCAGTACGCCGACGAACTCGTCCAGAGCGACAGCCTGGCCGTCAAGGCCCGCAACACCCGCATCAAGATGGTGCTCCTGGTCGCCGGAGCCAACGACGACCTCCAGTTCGGCCCCGTCATGACCGACTGCGTCGAGCGCTACCTGCTCTCCCAGGGCGCCTGCAAGGACAAGTACTCGCCCGGCTGGCAGGCCCGCGTCGACGGGCTCGTACCCAAGGTCGAACAGACCGTGGGCGACCTGCGCGGCGTGATGCGCGACGCCGGATACGCCGACGCCGACTACAAGCTCGTCCTCATGGGCTACCCGAGCCCGATCGGCCCCGACTTCCGCGACAACCCGGACTTCCCCGGCAAGCTGATCTGCGGCGGCATGGGCTACGACGCCGACACCCAGTGGGGCCGCGACGTCGCCGTACCCGCCTTCGAACGCGGCATGCGCAAGGCCGCCGCCGACACCGGCGCCGTCTTCCTCGACAACTCGCGCCTCTTCCACGGCCACGAGGTCTGCACCGAGAACACCTGGGCCCGCGGCCTCTACATCGACCTCTCCAAGCCCGGACTGCCGGACGCCAACTCCGTACGCCAGTCCTTCCACCCCAACGCCCGCGGCCACGCCGCCTTCGCGTCCTGCCTCACCCAGATCTACAACGCCGGCGTGCGCGAGGCCGGCTGCGCGGACGTGAACTCCTCCGGCAGCCCGGTGCTCTTCCCGCTCGCCTGGGACGACGTCTATCAGCCGCTGAAGAACGCCGCCACCGGCAACTGCCTCGACGTCGACGGCTCCAGCTCCGCCAACGACACCGCCGTCCTCGGCTGGGACTGCCACGGCGGCCGCAACCAGAACTGGTGGTACGACACCGCCCGCGCCACCCTGCACACCGGGCTCACCCAGGACCGCTGCCTGGACGTGCGCGGCGGGACGTACGCGGCCGGCACCCCGCTCGTCATCTGGAACTGCCATGGCGGCGCCAACCAGAAGTTCGTCCGCGACGGCGCCACCCTGCGCCCGGCCTCGGCGACCGGTCTGTGCCTGACCCAGGGCGCGGCCAAGGAGCCGGTGCGGTTGCGGAACTGCGACGGCTCGGCGAACCAGCGCTTCGTCTGAGCCGGTGAGCCGCTGAGCCGCCTGATCCGTCTGAACCATCTGATGCGTGTGGTACGCCTCGCCCCTGCCCCTCGCCCCTGCCCGCGCCGTGTCGTCGGCGTGGGTGCGGGGGTACGTGCCGTGGCGGGCCGTCAGGGGAGCGTGACGCTCGTCCGCGCCAGCTCGTACGCGGGAAGCGTCTCCCGGTGCTCCTGGGAGTCGAGGCCGCCCAGGTGGACGATGACCGCGCCCTGCGGGGAGTCGACCGCGAAGGCCCGCCTCGGCATGGTGCCGTCGTCGAGGTCGGGGAGGGCGTACGTGACCTCCACGGCGGGCAGCGCACCACCCTTGACGTCGCGGTAGACGATGTCCGAGGGCTTCTGCTCCGCGCCCACGAATCCTTCGAGGGCCGCGCGCGCCGTCGTGCCCTTGGGGGCGGTCCACACCCGCAGGAAGCCGATGTGCCCGGCGGGCTTGGCGTCCACCTCGCAGCGCATGGTGGCCGGGCCCTTGCGCGCGAGCTCCGCGAACTCGGAGTCCTCGGGCACCTCGACGGCCTTCGGCTCCCAGTCGGTGGCGAGGGTGAAGGACACGGGCAGCTCGCACGCGGTCTTGGGGCCGCCGAGGGAGCCCGCGGCCTTGACGGCGGGCGCGGCCGGGGCGGCGGAGGCGGGCGCCTTGGTGGTGGCGGGCGTCCCGGCGGCGGGTGTGTCCGCGGCGGTGTCCGTCCCGCAGGCGGTCAGCAGACCGGCCGTGAGCAGGGCGAACGCGGCGGGAGCCACGGCCGCCCGGATGGATCTGTCTGGCATATGCCCATCATCCCCGAACGCCCCGGGAGCGCCTTCCGGTTTGTTCGGGGACTCATCGGGGAGCATCGGGGACGCGTCCGGGATGCTCGGCGCCGGCCGGGTCAGGACAGCTTGCCGCCGTAGTCCGGCAGCTTGAAGGTGCGCTCGGCGTGGCCGCCCTCCAGGTCGGTCGTGTTGTTGCCGATGTTCGCGACGATCGTGTAGCCCTTGGCCTCGATCTCCGCGCGCTTGGCCGTCTTGTACGCGCCGACCCCGGTGAACAGGTCGGGCAGCGAGCGCACGTACAGCCCGTCGACCGGGTAGCCGACCTCCTTCAGGTTCCACTCCGTCAGGGACTGGATGATGCCCGGCCGCGCGGTCACGAAGAAGACCGCCGTCCCGCGCGCGTCCGCCTCCCGCACCAGCTCGCGGATCTCCGGGATGGCCGGCGTCGGCAGCTCCCAGAAGGGGTGGAAGTCCGTCTCCAGGGAGGAGTTGTCGATGTCGAGGACGATCGCCTGCTTCTCGCCGGCCTTGGCGTTCTCGGCGCGCTGCTTCAGGTACGGACGCGCCTGCGCGGTCACGGCGGCCACGTCCTGGCGCCAGGTCGTGTAGTCGATGTCCGCGAGCGCGGCGGTCGTGGCCACGTGGGTGTCGGGCGCGGAGGCGGTGGCGGCGGACGCGGACTGCGCCGGGACGACGAGCAGGAGGGCGGTGATGCCGAGTGCGGCGGCCGCTTTGGCCTTGACGGCGGTGGAGGGCATGGAGGGCATGGGGGGCTCCCGGGAGTCGACCGGCTCGGTGCGGACACGTGCTTGTCATGCTCGCGCCCTATCCTGGCCACCAGGCGACGGGAGGGCTACCGGTCGGTAGCGACTTTCTGAGCGATCATCGACGACGCCCCCCGGTCCGGTGACGGAACGAGGGGCGTACACGCGCTCCCGACCGCCCCGCCGGGGAGGTCGGGAGCGCGGAACGGGCAGAGCCCCGGCGAGGCGCCGGGGCTCTGGACGGATCAGGGGGTGTCGCAAGCGAGACCCGGACCCCGCACCGGTATGTGAGTGCGGCGATCCTCGGCCACCCGAAGGCAGCCGCCCGGCGTGGATCAGCCGAGGTTGGGGCCCCGGACCGGGATGGTCGTGAACGTCGGCTCCGGGGCCGGGTTCTGGAAGAAGTCGTTGCCCTTGTCGTCCACGACGATGAACGCCGGGAAGTCCTCGACCTCGATCTTCCAGACCGCCTCCATGCCGAGCTCCTCGTACTCGACGACCTCGACCTTCTTGATGCAGTCCTGCGCGAGGCGCGCCGCCGGGCCGCCGATCGAGCCGAGGTAGAAGCCGCCGTGCGCGTCGCACGCGTCGGTGACCTGCTTGCTGCGGTTGCCCTTGGCCAGCATGACCTTCGAGCCGCCCGCCGCCTGGAACTGCTCCACGTACGAGTCCATCCGGCCGGCCGTCGTCGGGCCGAAGGAGCCGGACGCGTAGCCCTCGGGGGTCTTCGCCGGGCCCGCGTAGTAGACCGGGTGGTCCTTCAGGTACTGCGGCATCTCCTCGCCCGCGTCCAGGCGCTCCTTGATCTTGGCGTGCGCGATGTCGCGCGCCACGACCAGCGGGCCGGTCAGCGAGAGGCGGGTTTTCACCGGGTACTTGGTCAGCTCGGCGAGGATGTCGTCCATCGGCTGGTTGAGGTCGATCTTCACGACCTCGCCCGCGTCCAGGTGGGAGTCCTCGGTGTCCGGCAGGAAGCGCGCCGGGTCGGTCTCCAGCCGCTCCAGGAAGACGCCCTCGGCGGTGATCTTCGCGACGGCCTGGCGGTCGGCCGAGCAGGACACGGCGATCGCGACGGGCAGCGAGGCGCCGTGCCGGGGCAGGCGCACCACGCGCACGTCGTGGCAGAAGTACTTGCCGCCGAACTGCGCGCCGATGCCGATCTTCTGCGTCAGCTCGAAGACCTTCTCCTCCAGCTCCTTGTCGCGGAAGCCGTGGCCGGTCTCGGCGGAGCCCTCGGTGGGCAGCTCGTCCAGGTAGTGCGCGGAGGCGTACTTGGCGGTCTTCAGCGCGAACTCGGCGCTGGTGCCGCCGACCACGATCGCCAGGTGGTACGGCGGGCAGGCCGCCGTGCCGAGCGAACGGATCTTCTCCTCCAGGAACTTCATCATGGAGGCCTCGTTGAGGACCGCCTTGGTCTCCTGGTAGAGGAACGACTTGTTGGCCGAGCCGCCGCCCTTGGCCATGAAGAGGAACTTGTACGCGCCGCCGTCGGTCGCGTACAGCTCGATCTGCGCGGGCAGGTTCGAGCCGGTGTTCTTCTCCTCCCACATGGTCACCGGGGCCATCTGCGAGTAGCGCAGGTTGAGCTTGGTGTACGCGTCGTAGATGCCGCGCGAGAGGGCTTCCTCGTCGCCGCCCTGGGTGAGCACGTTCTGGCCGCGCTTGCCCATGACGATCGCGGTGCCGGTGTCCTGGCACATGGGCAGCACGCCGGCGGCGGCGATGTTGGCGTTCTTGAGGAGGTCGAGCGCCACGAACTTGTCGTTCGCCGACGCCTCCGGGTCGTCGATGATCCGCCGCAGCTGGGCCAGGTGGGCCGGGCGCAGGTAGTGCTGGATGTCGTGGATCGCCTCGGCGGCGAGCGTGCGCAGGGCCTCCGGCTCGACCTTGAGGAACGTCCGGCCGTCGGCCTCGAAGGCGGAGACGCCTTCGGAGGTCACCAGGCGGTACGGCGTGGTGTCCTCTCCGACCGGGAGCAGATCGGAGTACGCAAACTCGGGCATGGGGTGGCCATTCCTCACTCGGCGACAGCTGCGCCGCCTCCGTTGGCGGCGCGCCCTCCAGCGTATGCCGCGCCGGCGGCGGGCGAGGGCGCGGCCCCGGTGCGGTGTGCGGCAGCTCACGGGGAGGGCCGGTGGGGGAGTCTCAAGGACAAGGCGGCACAGGATCGTCCGTACCAGGGGCGGCTTCCCTCTGGTCGCGATCTATCGCGTTTCGCTAGGCTGGGTCCGTGGACCTCGAAAAGCAGCCCCAGCAGCCGGCCGCCCCCGCCGAATCCGCGCCCGCGGCCCGGCCCGACTACGCCGATCCGCAGGGGGCGTTGCGGGCCTCGGACGCCGACCGCGACCGGATCGCGGACATCCTCCGGGAGGCCCTGGCGGAGGGGCGGCTCGACGCGGAGGAGCACTCCGAGCGGGTCGAGGCCGTCTACCGGGCCAAGACCGTCGGCGAGCTGGAGCCGATCGTGCGCGATCTGCCCGCCGCCCATCCGCCGCGGCCGGACGCCGCGTCCTCGGCCGCGTACGGCTACGGGACCGGTACGGACCTGGAGGAGGGCGACGGCCCGGCGGAGACCATGGTCGCGATCTTCTCCGCCTCCACCCGCAAGGGCCGCTGGCGGGTCAGCCGCCGCACCAACGCCTTCGCGCTCTTCGGCAACATCGAGATCGACCTGACCGAGGCGCTCTTCGAGCAGCGGCTCACCACCATCAACGCCACCTCGGTCTTCGGCAACGTCGAGGTCCGCGTCCCGGAGAACGTGACCCTGCGCGGCAGCGGCACCGGCGTCTTCGGCAACTTCGAGGTGACCACGCTGGAGGGCGCCGACCCGCAGGCCCCGGTGATCGTGGTCAACGGGTGGTCGGTCTTCGGCAATGTCGAGGCCCGGCCCAAGCGCGGCAAGTGGATCACCGACCTCCAGGCTCAGGTTCAGGACAAGCTGCGGAAACATCTCGGCCACTGACGCCCGCGATCCGCTTCTGACGGTGACCGGATTTCGCCATCGCCTGTCCGTGCTCCGGAACGCCGGCGCACGCAGTGCATAGGCGCGCGCACAGCGGGTAGGCCTCGTTGCATCGTCGCTCGCCCGCTCGCGGAAGCCGTCGTCAGGAGTAGACCGTGCTGCAGATGCCGCATCAGCCCCTCCGGGTCGCCGCCGTGCCGACCCAGCGCGCCCCCGTCCGGGAGGACGAGGCGGGGCCCTGGCACGCGGAGGCGGTCTGCCGCAGGGACGAGGCCGGTCTCTTCTTCGCTCCCTCCAAGGAGCCCACCGCGGCCCGGCTGTCGCGCGAGGAGGCCGCCAAGCGGGTCTGCGCCCGCTGCCCCGTGATGGTCGAGTGCCGCGAGCACGCCCTGCTGCAGCCGGAGCCGTACGGCGTGTGGGGCGGGCTCACCGCCGCCGAGCGCCGGGTCGTGCTCGCCCGGCGGCGCCGCCGCGAGGTCGAGCTGCGCAAGGCCGCGGCGGCCGAGCGCGTCGCACAGGCCGGCTGACGGTCTGGTCATCTGACCATCTGAGCAGCCACCCGACGGACCGTACGGGCCGAACGTGTCGTACGTGTCGTACGGTCCGAACGCGCCGAACAGGCCGTACGGGCAGGGCCTTCGGACACGCGAAGGGCGCCCCACCGCACAGGGGGCGCCCTTCCTCGTACCGCCGCGCGCCGTCCCGAGGGGGTCCGGCGGCCGGGCGGGTGGTGCTACTTCGCCCGGTCGAAGTCCAGGTTGCTGTACGCGCGCAGCTTCGACAGGCGGTGCGTGGAGTCGATCTGGCGGATCGTGCCCGACTTCGAGCGCATGACGAGCGACTGGGTGGTCGCCGTCTCGCCGCGGTAGCGCACGCCGCGCAGCAGCTCGCCGTCGGTGATGCCGGTGGCGACGAAGAACACGTTCTCGCCGGAGACCAGGTCGCTCGTGGTGAGCACCCGGTCCAGGTCGTGGCCGGCGTCGAGGGCGCGCTGGCGCTCCACGTCGTCCTTGGGCCACAGCTTGCCCTGGATCACACCGCCCAGGCACTTTATGGCGCAGGCCGAGATGATGCCCTCGGGCGTGCCGCCGATGCCCATCAGCAGGTCGACGCCGGTGCCCTCGCGGGCGGCCATGATCGAGCCGGCCACGTCGCCGTCCGAGATGAACTTGATCCGGGCGCCGGTCTCGCGGATCTCCTTGACGATGCCCTCGTGGCGCGGGCGGTCCAGGATGACCACGGTGACGTCCTCGGCCGTCATGCCCTTGGCCTTGGCGACCCGGCGGATGTTGACCGAGACGGGGGCGTTGATGTCGACGAAGTCGGCGGCCTCGGGGCCGGTGACCAGCTTGTCCATGTAGAAGACCGCGGACGGGTCGAACATGGTGCCGCGGTCGGCGGCGGCGAGGACGGCGATCGCGTTCGGCATGCCCTTGGCGTTGAGCGTGGTGCCGTCGATCGGGTCCACCGCGATGTCGACCTCGGCGCTGGTGCCGTCGCCGACGTGCTCCCCGTTGAAGAGCATCGGGGCTTCGTCCTTCTCGCCCTCGCCGATGACGACGACGCCGTTCATCGAGACGGTGGAGATCAGGGTGCGCATGGCGTTCACCGCCGCGCCGTCCGCGCCGTTCTTGTCACCGCGGCCGACCCAGCGGCCCGCGGCCATGGCGGCGGCCTCGGTGACGCGGACCAGTTCGAGGGCCAGGTTGCGGTCGGGGGCCTCCGGGGAGACCTCCAGCTCGGGCGGAAGGTGGTGGTGCTCGGACATCGAAGCGCACCTTTCTGTACGGCGACGGCGACGGCCGGAAAACAAGAGGGTTCCTGTGACTCTATCGTCAGGTCGATAAAATGAGCAGAGGGGCCCACGTATGAGCACGCGGTCGTGATGCGACCATGGGGGCGTGGCAGGTAAGCGAGGCAGGCAGACGGTACGCGGGATGTTCCAGTCCCTCGGGGTGATCGCGATCGCCGCGGGTGTGATGTATCTCTTCATTCCGCACGATGAGGCAGCGACCCCGGTGAAGGCGAAGGACTACCGGGTGGAGCTGCTGACGGCCCAGCGCGCGGCGCCGTATCCGGTGCTCGCGCCCCAGGGGCTCGGCAAGGACTGGAAGGCGACGGTCGTCTCGTACAAGCGCGAGGACGGCAACGCCTGGCGGCTCGGCTTCCTGGACCCGGACACGCAGTACGTGGCCGTGAACCAGTCCACGAAGGACCCGCGGAAGTACGTCCCCGAGGTCACGCTGAAGGCCACGAACACCGGCAAGACGCAGCGGGTCGGCGGCCAGGAGTGGCAGCGCTGGGAGGGCCCGAAGTACGACGCGCTCGTGCGCACCGAGAACGGCGCGACGACGGTCGTGGCCGGCACGGCGTCGTTCGAGCGGCTGGCCGAGATGGCGGGCTCGCTGGAGGCCCAGGAGACGAGGGCGTAATCCCCGCGAAGGCGTAGTACCCGCGATGCGGCGCGGCCCCGTGCGTACGAGGAAGCGCCTCTGCTCGCACGAGGCGACGCCTCTGTTCGTGCGAGGAAGTCCCCATTTGTACGAGGAAGCCCCCGGCGCGTCCAGCGCACCGGGGGCTTCCTCACGTACGGGCGGCTCAGACGGTGGTGATGACCTCGTCGAGCTCCAGGCGCGGGGAGCGCGGGAACCAGGCGTCCTCGCCCGGCTTGCCGATGTTGACGACCATCAGCGGGGTGTGGTCCTCGTCCAGGAACTCCTTCTGGACACCGGCGAAGTCGAGGCCGGTCATCGGGCCGGCGGCCAGGCCGGCGGCGCGCACGCCGATGATGAAGTACGCGGCCTGGAGGGCGGCGTTCAGCTGCGCGGAGCCCTCACGGACCGGGCGCTCGGCGAAGAACATGTCCTTGGCCTGCGGGAAGTGCGGGAGCAGGGCCGGCAGCTCCTCGTGGAACTCGTTGTCCGCGGAGAGGATCGCGACCAGCGGGGCGGTGCGGGTCTTGGCCTGGTTGCCCTCGGCCATGTGCCGCACCAGGCGCTCGCGGGCCTCGTCGGAGCGGACCAGGGTGATGCGCAGCGGCGACTGGTTGAACGCGGTCGGGCCGAACTTGACCAGGTCGTAGATGGCCTGGACCTGCTCGTCGGTCACCGGCTCGTCGGTGAAGGTGTTGGCGGTCCGGGCCTCGCGGAAGAGGAGGTCCTGGGCGGCGGCGTCAAGGACGAGGGACATGCTGCGTACTCCAAGCAGAGGGGGCCGCCCGGCGGGGATCCGGGCGTTGGGTCGACGGTACGCCCAAGGTAGGTGAAGTTTCAACTACCCCTCCCCAAGTGAAGCGGATAGTGATCCGGTTCACATCGCCGCAGGCTCGCTCGCCCTCTCGCTCACTCGGTGCCGTTCCCGTCGCCTTCCTCCGCCCGCTCGGCGGCCAGCGACGCGTCCAGCCGCGCCCGGGCCCCTTCGAGCCGGCGCCGGCACACCTTCGCCAGCTCCTCGCCGCGCTCCCAGAGCGCCAGCGACTCCTCCAGCGTCGTCCCGCCCGCCTCCAGGCGGCGGACGACCTCGATGAGCTCGTCGCGGGCCTGCTCGTAGCCGAGCGTGTTCTCTTCGGTGTCCGCTTCTGCTGCCATCGATCCGTTCCTTCTGCTGTCTGCTGTCTGCTGTCCTGTGCCGGGCTTCTGCCGTGCCCGGGTTGTCTGTCTGTGGCGTTACGGCGTTACGGCGTGACGGCGCTACGGCGCGGGTCGGGCGGGGTCGTCCGCCCGGCGTACCCGGAACTCGCCCGCCGCCACCCGCGCCCGCAGCTCCTCGCCGTCCGCGACCTCCGCCGGGTCCCGTACCACCGCGCCGTCCGCCCGCTGGAGCACCGCGTACCCCCGCTCCAGCGTCGCCGCCGGCGACAGCGCCCGGACCCGCGCCCGGGTGTGGGACAGCTCCGAGTCGGCCCGGTCGAGCAGATGCCCGAGGGTCCGCCGGCTGCGGGCGAGCAGTGCGTCGACCTCGTCCGCGCGCACCTCGACCATCCGCTGCGGATGCTCCATCACCGGCCGGGCCAGCGCGTGCGCCAGGCCCCGCTCCTCGCGCTCCACCAGACCCCGTACGGTCCGCAGCGCCCGGTCCCGCAGCAGCCGCACCCGCTCCAGCTCCTCGCCCACGTCCGGCACCACCTTCTTGGCGGCGTCCGTCGGCGTCGACGCCCGCAGGTCCGCGACCAGGTCGAGCAGCGGGGAGTCCGGCTCGTGGCCGATCGCGGAGACCACCGGCGTACGGCAGTCGGCGACCGTCCGCACCAGCTGCTCGTCCGAGAACGGCAGCAGGTCCTCGACGCTGCCGCCGCCCCGGGCCACGATGATCACGTCCACGTCGCCGTGCGCGTCCAGCTCCTTCACGGCCTGGACCACCTGCGGTACGGCGCGGACGCCCTGCACCGCCACGTTGCGCACCTCGAAGCGGACGGCGGGCCAGCGGCGCCGCGCGTTCTCCAGGACGTCGCGCTCGGCCGCCGACGCCCGCCCGCAGACCAGGCCGATCAGGCGCGGCAGGAACGGCAGCGGCTTCTTGCGGTTCTGGGCGAACAGGCCCTCGGCGGCGAGCGCGCGCTTGAGCTGTTCGAGCCGGGCCAGCAGCTCGCCGACGCCGACCGGGCGGATCTCCGCCGCGCGCAGCGACAGCTGTCCCCGGGGCGCGTACCACTCCGGCTTGGCGTGCACGACGACCCGCGCGCCCTCCGAGACGACGTCGGCGACGGCGTCGAAGACCTGGCGGTAGCAGGTGACGTTGATGGAGATGTCGTGCGAGGGGTCGCGCAGCGTCAGGAACACCACCCCGGCGCCCGGGCGCCGCGACAACTGCGTGATCTGCCCCTCGACCCAGACCGCCCCGAGCCGGTCGATCCACCCGCCGATGAGCCGGGAGACCTCCCCGACGGGCAGCGGCGTGTCGGCGGACGTGTTCAGAGCCATGCGCCGAGCGTAACGGCCGTCTCGGACAGCGGGGCGGGGTCGGCGGGATCGCCCTCCACGGGTAGGGGCGGCTCGGCCTTCGCGAGCCGGGGGCGGGGAGCCCGGAGCCCGGAGCCTCGGCGTCCGGGAGCCTGCGTCCCGGCGTACGGGGTCCGCGAGCCGGGGTCCGGTGGGCCTCCGGACCCTCACACCTCCCGCCGCGCCCCCTGCACCGCCAGGATCACCAGCCCCACGCCCAGCCACACCACGCCCACCACCTGCGCCGACGGCGACGCCTCCACGATCACCGCGATCAGGATCGCCGCGCCCACCACCGGCGCCACCACGTGCGGCAGCCAGCGCGGCGGCCCCTCCATCCGGCGCACCGCGAACCACCCCACCACGCTCGCGTGCAGCAGGACGAAGGCGGTGAGCGCCCCGACGTTGACCACCGACACCAGCTCGTCGAGCCCGTTGTCCCGGCGCGCCGCCCACACCGCGGCGACCAGCGTGATCGTCGCCGCCACCAGCAGCGCGACCCGTGGCACGCCCCCGTCCGTACGGGCCAGCGCCCGCGGCAGCCGCCGGCCGCGGCCCATCGCGAACAGCAGCCGCGCGCCCGCCGCCTGTCCGGCGAGCGCCGCGAAGGCCGCGCCGATCGCCTTGGACACCGCGACCAGATCGTGCAGCCAGCCGCCCACCGACACGTCGACCGCGTCGTAGAACGCCGCGCCCTGGAGCGCCGGGTTCGCGGCCAGTTCCGCCGAGGTCACCGGTTCGAGCAGCGCCACCAGCCAGGTCTGCGCCACGAACAGCACACCGGCCAGCGCCAGGCAGAACAGCACCGCCCGCGCCACCTTCGCCGAGCCGCCGGTCACCTCCTCGGCGAAGGTCGCGATCGCGTCGAAGCCGAGGTACGACAGGACCGCCACCGACACCGCGCCCAGGACCGCGACCGCCGAGAACCCGTGGTCCCCGACGAGCGGCGACCACCACTCGCGGCGCGCCCCGTCCCGGGCGAGCACGACGATCGCGGACACCATGAAGACCAGCAGCACCACGATCTCCATCGCGAGGACCGCGAAGCCGACCCGGGCCGCCGCCCGTACGCCCCACAGATTGAGCAGCGTGGTGACGACGACCGCGATCCCGGTCCAGAGCCACCGGTCCACCTGCGGCACCAGCGCCTCCATCGCGATGCCCGCGAAGAGATACGCGACGGCCGGGATGAGCAGATAGTCGAGCATCGCCATCCAGCCCGCGACGAAACCGGTGCCCTCGCCCAGCGCCCTCCGCGCATACGCGAAGACCGACCCGGCCTGCGGCACGACCCGCACCATCTGCGCGTAACTGAACGCCGTGAACGCCATCGCGACCGTCGCCACCA contains the following coding sequences:
- a CDS encoding HAD superfamily phosphatase, Subfamily IIIB (HAD superfamily (Subfamily IIIB) phosphatase [Streptomyces fulvissimus DSM40593];~HAD superfamily, subfamily IIIB (Acid phosphatase); cl17236;~UniProt-pubmed:20064060; UniProt-pubmed:17369815; UniProt-pubmed:21463507; UniProt-pubmed:12000953; UniProt-pubmed:20567260; UniProt-pubmed:18723615; UniProt-pubmed:20577994;~identified by MetaGeneAnnotator; putative); amino-acid sequence: MPSMPSTAVKAKAAAALGITALLLVVPAQSASAATASAPDTHVATTAALADIDYTTWRQDVAAVTAQARPYLKQRAENAKAGEKQAIVLDIDNSSLETDFHPFWELPTPAIPEIRELVREADARGTAVFFVTARPGIIQSLTEWNLKEVGYPVDGLYVRSLPDLFTGVGAYKTAKRAEIEAKGYTIVANIGNNTTDLEGGHAERTFKLPDYGGKLS
- a CDS encoding ricin B lectin (Q-X-W motif;~Ricin B lectin [Streptomyces fulvissimus DSM40593];~Ricin-type beta-trefoil lectin domain; pfam00652;~Ricin-type beta-trefoil; Carbohydrate-binding domain formed from presumed gene triplication. The domain is foundin a variety of molecules serving diverse functions such as enzymatic activity, inhibitory toxicity and signal transduction. Highly specific...; cd00161;~SGNH_hydrolase, or GDSL_hydrolase, isa diverse family of lipases and esterases. The tertiary fold of the enzyme is substantially different from that of the alpha/beta hydrolase family and unique among all known hydrolases; its active site closely...; cl01053;~UniProt-pubmed:20624727; UniProt-pubmed:17369815; UniProt-pubmed:21463507; UniProt-pubmed:18375553; UniProt-pubmed:21551311; UniProt-pubmed:20567260;~catalytic triad [active];~identified by MetaGeneAnnotator; putative;~oxyanion hole [active];~putative sugar binding sites [chemical binding]) is translated as MQRTGYRLRWPIAVAAAAAAALGSFSAATPAGAADTTTVTARTVTAAAGQAVVPLSPELEAIRAAEATKIYGSPEERPLTQRKTGLISLGDSEISGEGVGTYESPTNGPDNWCHRSPDAAIHRTGIPADLTFNVACSGAYTGNIRVGGSKQYADELVQSDSLAVKARNTRIKMVLLVAGANDDLQFGPVMTDCVERYLLSQGACKDKYSPGWQARVDGLVPKVEQTVGDLRGVMRDAGYADADYKLVLMGYPSPIGPDFRDNPDFPGKLICGGMGYDADTQWGRDVAVPAFERGMRKAAADTGAVFLDNSRLFHGHEVCTENTWARGLYIDLSKPGLPDANSVRQSFHPNARGHAAFASCLTQIYNAGVREAGCADVNSSGSPVLFPLAWDDVYQPLKNAATGNCLDVDGSSSANDTAVLGWDCHGGRNQNWWYDTARATLHTGLTQDRCLDVRGGTYAAGTPLVIWNCHGGANQKFVRDGATLRPASATGLCLTQGAAKEPVRLRNCDGSANQRFV
- a CDS encoding hypothetical protein (identified by MetaGeneAnnotator; putative;~sequence version:1); its protein translation is MPDRSIRAAVAPAAFALLTAGLLTACGTDTAADTPAAGTPATTKAPASAAPAAPAVKAAGSLGGPKTACELPVSFTLATDWEPKAVEVPEDSEFAELARKGPATMRCEVDAKPAGHIGFLRVWTAPKGTTARAALEGFVGAEQKPSDIVYRDVKGGALPAVEVTYALPDLDDGTMPRRAFAVDSPQGAVIVHLGGLDSQEHRETLPAYELARTSVTLP
- a CDS encoding fumarate hydratase (Fumarase C-terminus; cl00795;~Fumarate hydratase (Fumerase); cl00851;~fumarate hydratase [Amycolatopsis mediterranei U32];~fumarate hydratase; Provisional;~identified by MetaGeneAnnotator; putative) — protein: MPEFAYSDLLPVGEDTTPYRLVTSEGVSAFEADGRTFLKVEPEALRTLAAEAIHDIQHYLRPAHLAQLRRIIDDPEASANDKFVALDLLKNANIAAAGVLPMCQDTGTAIVMGKRGQNVLTQGGDEEALSRGIYDAYTKLNLRYSQMAPVTMWEEKNTGSNLPAQIELYATDGGAYKFLFMAKGGGSANKSFLYQETKAVLNEASMMKFLEEKIRSLGTAACPPYHLAIVVGGTSAEFALKTAKYASAHYLDELPTEGSAETGHGFRDKELEEKVFELTQKIGIGAQFGGKYFCHDVRVVRLPRHGASLPVAIAVSCSADRQAVAKITAEGVFLERLETDPARFLPDTEDSHLDAGEVVKIDLNQPMDDILAELTKYPVKTRLSLTGPLVVARDIAHAKIKERLDAGEEMPQYLKDHPVYYAGPAKTPEGYASGSFGPTTAGRMDSYVEQFQAAGGSKVMLAKGNRSKQVTDACDAHGGFYLGSIGGPAARLAQDCIKKVEVVEYEELGMEAVWKIEVEDFPAFIVVDDKGNDFFQNPAPEPTFTTIPVRGPNLG